A single Drosophila miranda strain MSH22 chromosome XR, D.miranda_PacBio2.1, whole genome shotgun sequence DNA region contains:
- the LOC117186110 gene encoding 39S ribosomal protein L3, mitochondrial-like has translation MGGLFFTTLLICLAFRYSVDHGFQGVVKRHGYKGMPASHGVTKTHRRPGNIGGGGEKGRVWPGTKMPGHMGNRSRVLKGLRIWRTNAKYNVMWVQGSSVPGPTGGLVYIYDTILPLRKLKQAPPFPTFCGEVDTTFEDIWYEQMHKFKDETIIYKSD, from the exons atggggggcctattcttcacAACT CTTTTAATTTGTCTGGCTTTTCGTTATAGCGTGGACCACGGCTTCCAAGGTGTAGTCAAGCGACACGGCTACAAGGGCATGCCTGCTTCACATGGCGTTACCAAGACTCATCGCCGTCCCGGTAACATTGGAGGTGGTGGCGAAAAGGGACGTGTCTGGCCTGGTACAAAGATGCCTGGTCATATGGGTAATCGTTCGCGTGTTCTTAAAGGCCTGCGAATTTGGCGCACTAACGCAAAGTACAATGTCATGTGGGTGCAAGGTAGCTCAGTGCCTGGACCTACCGGTGGCCTCGTATATATATACGATACGATTTTGCCCCTGCGGAAGCTGAAGCAAGCTCCGCCATTTCCGACATTTTGCGGTGAGGTGGACACTACTTTTGAGGACATTTGGTATGAACAGATGCACAAATTTAAGGATGAAACTATTATATACAAGAGtgattag